From one Eptesicus fuscus isolate TK198812 chromosome 21, DD_ASM_mEF_20220401, whole genome shotgun sequence genomic stretch:
- the LOC103297739 gene encoding kallikrein-9, whose protein sequence is MKLGLVCALLSLLAGNSWADTRAIGAQECHPNSQPWQAGLFYVTSNPYRLLCGATLISDRWLLTAAHCQRPYLWVRLGEHHLQKREGPEQLFRVTEFFPYPGLEKNRITQDYRDDVMLIRLPRKARLGPAVQPLNISQTCVSPGTQCLISGWGAVSSPIVHFPVTLQCANISILEPRLCRWAYPGQIFKRILCAGLWEGGRGSCLGDSGGPLVCNGTLAGVVSGGSEICSRPQHPAVYSSVCHYVNWIRKTMKEY, encoded by the exons ATGAAGCTGGGATTGGTCTGTGCTCTGCTTTCTCTCCTGGCAG GGAACAGCTGGGCAGACACCAGAGCCATTGGGGCTCAGGAATGCCACCCCAACTCGCAGCCCTGGCAGGCAGGCCTCTTCTATGTCACGAGCAACCCCTACCGCTTGTTGTGTGGGGCGACCCTCATCAGTGACCGCTGGCTGCTCACAGCTGCCCACTGCCAAAGGCC GTATCTGTGGGTTCGCCTCGGGGAGCACCACCTCCAGAAAAGGGAGGGCCCAGAGCAGCTGTTCCGGGTCACAGAATTCTTCCCCTACCCTGGGTTGGAGAAGAACCGTATCACCCAAGACTACAGGGATGACGTCATGCTGATCCGTCTGCCCAGGAAGGCACGCCTGGGACCTGCCGTGCAGCCCCTCAACATCAGCCAGACCTGCGTCTCCCCAGGCACCCAGTGCCTCATCTCAGGCTGGGGGGCCGTGTCCAGCCCCATAG TGCATTTCCCAGTCACGCTGCAGTGTGCCAACATCAGCATCCTGGAGCCCAGACTCTGCCGCTGGGCATATCCAGGCCAAATCTTCAAGCGCATTCTCTGTGCAGGCCTGTGGGAGGGAGGCCGCGGCTCCTGTCTG GGCGACTCTGGGGGCCCGCTGGTTTGCAATGGgactctggctggtgtggtgtCTGGGGGCTCTGAGATCTGCTCCCGACCACAGCACCCCGCTGTCTACAGTAGCGTTTGCCACTATGTGAACTGGATCAGAAAGACGATGAAGGAATACTGA
- the KLK10 gene encoding kallikrein-10, whose amino-acid sequence MRPQHLHLPAASGARAPAKLLLLPLLMAQLWAAEAVFPQNVTALDLEASGAPCARGSQPWQVSLFSGLSFHCAGVLVDKSWVLTAAHCGNNKQLWARVGDDHLLLLQGEQLRRTTRSIVHPKYHHGSGPILPRRTDEHDLMLLKLARPAVLGSRIQTLRLPYRCAQPGDQCQVAGWGTTAHRRVKYNKGLSCSGVTILSPRECEVFYPGVVTNNMLCAGLDQGQDPCQSDSGGPLVCDETLQGVLSWGVYPCGSAQHPAVYTQICRYTSWIERTIRSN is encoded by the exons aTGAGACCCCAGCACCTCCACCTCCCCGCCGCCTCGGGCGCCCGGGCCCCGgccaagctgctgctgctgccgctgctgatGGCGCAACTCTGGG ctgcagaGGCGGTGTTCCCCCAAAACGTCACGGCTTTGGACCTCGAGGCCTCAGGCGCCCCGTGCGCGCGCGGCTCGCAGCCCTGGCAGGTCTCCCTCTTCAGCGGCCTCTCGTTCCACTGCGCGGGGGTCCTGGTGGACAAGAGCTGGGTGCTCACGGCCGCGCACTGCGGGAACAACAA gcagctgtgggctcGCGTTGGGGATGACCACCTGCTGCTTCTGCAGGGCGAGCAGCTCCGCAGAACCACGCGCTCTATCGTGCACCCCAAATACCACCACGGCTCAGGCCCCATCCTGCCGAGACGCACGGATGAGCACGACCTCATGCTGCTGAAGCTGGCCCGGCCGGCCGTGCTCGGGTCACGAATCCAGACCCTGCGCCTGCCCTACCGCTGCGCCCAGCCTGGAGACCAGTGCCAGGTGGCTGGCTGGGGCACCACGGCCCACCGGAGAG TGAAGTACAACAAGGGCCTGAGCTGCTCCGGGGTCACCATCCTGAGCCCCAGGGAGTGTGAGGTCTTCTACCCGGGCGTCGTCACCAACAACATGCTGTGTGCGGGActggaccagggccaggaccCCTGCCAG aGTGACTCCGGTGGCCCCCTGGTCTGCGATGAGACCCTGCAGGGCGTCCTGTCCTGGGGCGTTTACCCCTGCGGCTCCGCTCAGCATCCGGCCGTCTACACGCAGATCTGCAGATACACCTCCTGGATCGAGAGAACCATTCGCTCCAACTGA
- the LOC103297596 gene encoding kallikrein-11, which translates to MTILRLLMLALVTGHVGGETRIIKGYECSPHSQPWQVVLFQKTRLLCGATLVAPKWLLTAAHCLKPQYIVHLGMHSLHRQDGWEQTRRATESFPHPDFNNSVPNKDHRNDIMLVKMASPAIITWAVRPLKLSSRCVAPGTRCLISGWGTTSSPQLHLPHTLRCANITIIDHKECENAYPGNITDSMVCASVREEGKDSCQGDSGGPLVCNGSLQGIISWGQDPCAVSRKPGVYTKVCKYVDWIHETMKNN; encoded by the exons ATGACGATTCTGCGATTACTCATGCTTGCTCTGGTGACAG ggcATGTAGGGGGAGAGACGAGGATCATCAAGGGGTACGAGTGTTCTCCTCATTCCCAGCCCTGGCAGGTGGTTCTGTTCCAGAAGACACGTCTGCTCTGCGGGGCAACCCTCGTCGCCCCCAAATGGCTCCTGACAGCGGCTCACTGCCTCAAGCC CCAATACATAGTCCACCTGGGGATGCACAGCCTGCATCGACAGGATGGCTGGGAGCAGACCCGAAGGGCCACGGAGTCCTTCCCACACCCGGACTTCAACAACAGCGTCCCCAACAAGGACCACCGCAATGACATCATGCTGGTGAAGATGGCGTCACCAGCCATCATCACCTGGGCCGTGCGCCCCCTCAAGCTGTCGTCGCGCTGCGTCGCCCCGGGCACCCGCTGCCTCATCTCCGGCTGGGGCACCACGTCCAGCCCCCAGT TGCACCTGCCCCACACCTTGCGATGTGCCAACATCACCATCATTGATCACAAGGAGTGTGAGAACGCCTACCCGGGCAACATCACGGACAGCATGGTGTGCGCCAGCGTGCGGGAGGAAGGCAAGGACTCGTGCCAG GGTGACTCTGGAGGCCCGCTGGTCTGCAATGGGTCTCTCCAAGGCATCATCTCCTGGGGTCAGGACCCCTGTGCCGTCAGCAGAAAGCCCGGCGTCTACACAAAGGTCTGCAAATACGTGGACTGGATTCACGAGACGATGAAGAACAACTAG
- the KLK12 gene encoding kallikrein-12 isoform X3 translates to MGPSILVLLCVIGLSHGASEKIYNGTECDPHSQPWQAGLFEGANLRCGGVLIDRRWVLTAAHCSGSRYWVRLGEHSLSHLDWTEQIRRSGFSVTHPSYEGAQRSHEHDLRLLRLGTPARLTRSVQPLALPTTCAAAGTECHISGWGTTNRPWSPFPDKLQCLNISIVSSAICRAVFPGRITDNMVCAGGNMGKDACQGDSGGPLVCGGVLQGLVSWGSVGPCGQEGIPGVYTNICKYVDWILGVIKNN, encoded by the exons GGCTCAGCCACGGGGCCTCAGAGAAGATTTATAATGGCACGGAGTGTGATCCTCACTCGCAGCCTTGGCAGGCGGGGCTGTTTGAAGGTGCCAACCTGCGCTGTGGGGGGGTCCTCATTGACCGGAGGTGGGTCCTCACAGCTGCTCACTGCAGCGGCAg CAGGTACTGGGTGCGCCTGGGGGAACACAGCCTCAGCCACCTGGACTGGACGGAACAGATCCGGCGCAGCGGCTTCTCCGTCACCCACCCCAGCTatgagggcgcgcagaggagccACGAGCATGACCTGCGGCTTCTGAGGCTGGGCACCCCCGCCCGCCTGACCCGCAGCGtccagcccctggccctgcccaccacctgtgCAGCAGCTGGCACCGAGTGCCACATCTCCGGCTGGGGCACCACCAACCGACCGTGGA GCCCATTCCCAGACAAGCTGCAGTGCCTCAACATCTCCATCGTCTCCAGCGCCATCTGCCGCGCCGTGTTCCCCGGGAGAATCACGGACAACATGGTGTGCGCGGGCGGCAACATGGGAAAGGATGCCTGCCAG GGTGACTCCGGCGGCCCCCTGGTGTGCGGAGGAGTCCTTCAGGGTCTGGTGTCCTGGGGGTCCGTGGGGCCTTGCGGCCAAGAAGGCATCCCGGGAGTCTACAccaatatttgcaaatatgtggACTGGATCCTGGGGGTCATCAAGAACAACTGA
- the KLK12 gene encoding kallikrein-12 isoform X4, with protein MARSVILTRSLGRRGCLKVPTCAVGGSSLTGGGSSQLLTAAAGPFPDKLQCLNISIVSSAICRAVFPGRITDNMVCAGGNMGKDACQGDSGGPLVCGGVLQGLVSWGSVGPCGQEGIPGVYTNICKYVDWILGVIKNN; from the exons ATGGCACGGAGTGTGATCCTCACTCGCAGCCTTGGCAGGCGGGGCTGTTTGAAGGTGCCAACCTGCGCTGTGGGGGGGTCCTCATTGACCGGAGGTGGGTCCTCACAGCTGCTCACTGCAGCGGCAg GCCCATTCCCAGACAAGCTGCAGTGCCTCAACATCTCCATCGTCTCCAGCGCCATCTGCCGCGCCGTGTTCCCCGGGAGAATCACGGACAACATGGTGTGCGCGGGCGGCAACATGGGAAAGGATGCCTGCCAG GGTGACTCCGGCGGCCCCCTGGTGTGCGGAGGAGTCCTTCAGGGTCTGGTGTCCTGGGGGTCCGTGGGGCCTTGCGGCCAAGAAGGCATCCCGGGAGTCTACAccaatatttgcaaatatgtggACTGGATCCTGGGGGTCATCAAGAACAACTGA